From a region of the Theobroma cacao cultivar B97-61/B2 chromosome 8, Criollo_cocoa_genome_V2, whole genome shotgun sequence genome:
- the LOC18592011 gene encoding uncharacterized protein LOC18592011 isoform X1 codes for MASSFDRWEKDPFFSVAEEVQESADRMESTYRTWIHAKKDVSSTWNLEELRRDLRTALGTTKWQLEEFEKAVQSSYGGSSSEDSRDRHHEFIVAIEDQISKIEKSLQESALSEGKALMPWVRLDEGECNELALFLSGPSVSGEKKLPPKSHGRENEITQGIDKESVAHCSKNPQSVEWSSSEAKGQKSHGHRRTASASADIGAWKIAIADDALQQNSSNGQPSIPPRKVPSLSGFLDSLDSVAKLKWPKNGIRKCKAVDRHHESDTELLRPPQLDRGINACYERSKSCLNCDDCYDKQLYGWYGAIQRQLQRSQYQMQYSRPIQLSVWIVLFLCLIVLIAFHTI; via the exons ATGGCTTCGAGTTTTGATCGGTGGGAAAAAGATCCTTTCTTCTCTGTGGCTGAAGAAGTTCAGGAATCTGCTGACAG GATGGAATCGACATACAGAACCTGGATACACGCGAAAAAGGACGTTTCTAGTACGTGGAATTTGGAGGAACTTCGTAGGGATCTGCGTACTGCCCTTGGCACTACCAAATGGCAG TTAGAGGAGTTTGAAAAGGCTGTCCAATCAAGTTACGGTGGGAGTTCAAGTGAGGATTCAAGAGATAGGCATCACGAATTTATTGTAGCAATTGAGGATCAGATTTCaaagattgaaaaatcattGCAGGAATCAGCTCTTTCGGAGGGTAAGGCATTGATGCCTTGGGTGCGTTTGGATGAAGGTGAATGCAATGagcttgctttgtttttgtctGGACCATCTGTATCTGGAGAGAAGAAACTTCCTCCTAAGAGTCATGGTAGAGAAAATGAAATCACACAAGGAATCGATAAAGAATCAGTGGCACATTGCTCAAAGAATCCTCAGTCTGTTGAGTGGAGCTCCTCCGAGGCTAAGGGCCAAAAGTCACATGGGCATAGGAGGACTGCTAGTGCTAGTGCTGACATTGGTGCTTGGAAGATTGCAATTGCTGATGATGCTTTACAGCAGAACTCTTCCAATGGTCAGCCCTCTATTCCCCCACGAAAGGTACCAAGCTTGTCTGGTTTCCTTGATTCCCTGGATTCTGTAGCCAAGTTGAAGTGGCCAAAGAATGGCATCAGGAAGTGCAAGGCAGTAGATCGTCATCACGAGTCTGATACAGAGTTGTTGAGACCTCCTCAGTTGGATAGG GGCATTAATGCATGCTATGAAAGAAGTAAGAGTTGCCTGAATTGCGATGATTGTTATGATAAGCAACTTTATGGCTGGTATGGGGCTATTCAAAGACAGCTTCAAAGGTCTCAGTATCAAATGCAATATAGTCGTCCCATTCAACTGTCCGTTTGGATTGTCCTCTTCCTTTGCTTGATTG TTTTAATCGCATTTCATACAATATGA
- the LOC18592011 gene encoding uncharacterized protein LOC18592011 isoform X2: MASSFDRWEKDPFFSVAEEVQESADRMESTYRTWIHAKKDVSSTWNLEELRRDLRTALGTTKWQLEEFEKAVQSSYGGSSSEDSRDRHHEFIVAIEDQISKIEKSLQESALSEGKALMPWVRLDEGECNELALFLSGPSVSGEKKLPPKSHGRENEITQGIDKESVAHCSKNPQSVEWSSSEAKGQKSHGHRRTASASADIGAWKIAIADDALQQNSSNGQPSIPPRKVPSLSGFLDSLDSVAKLKWPKNGIRKCKAVDRHHESDTELLRPPQLDRGINACYERSKSCLNCDDCYDKQLYGWYGAIQRQLQRSQYQMQYSRPIQLSVWIVLFLCLIG, encoded by the exons ATGGCTTCGAGTTTTGATCGGTGGGAAAAAGATCCTTTCTTCTCTGTGGCTGAAGAAGTTCAGGAATCTGCTGACAG GATGGAATCGACATACAGAACCTGGATACACGCGAAAAAGGACGTTTCTAGTACGTGGAATTTGGAGGAACTTCGTAGGGATCTGCGTACTGCCCTTGGCACTACCAAATGGCAG TTAGAGGAGTTTGAAAAGGCTGTCCAATCAAGTTACGGTGGGAGTTCAAGTGAGGATTCAAGAGATAGGCATCACGAATTTATTGTAGCAATTGAGGATCAGATTTCaaagattgaaaaatcattGCAGGAATCAGCTCTTTCGGAGGGTAAGGCATTGATGCCTTGGGTGCGTTTGGATGAAGGTGAATGCAATGagcttgctttgtttttgtctGGACCATCTGTATCTGGAGAGAAGAAACTTCCTCCTAAGAGTCATGGTAGAGAAAATGAAATCACACAAGGAATCGATAAAGAATCAGTGGCACATTGCTCAAAGAATCCTCAGTCTGTTGAGTGGAGCTCCTCCGAGGCTAAGGGCCAAAAGTCACATGGGCATAGGAGGACTGCTAGTGCTAGTGCTGACATTGGTGCTTGGAAGATTGCAATTGCTGATGATGCTTTACAGCAGAACTCTTCCAATGGTCAGCCCTCTATTCCCCCACGAAAGGTACCAAGCTTGTCTGGTTTCCTTGATTCCCTGGATTCTGTAGCCAAGTTGAAGTGGCCAAAGAATGGCATCAGGAAGTGCAAGGCAGTAGATCGTCATCACGAGTCTGATACAGAGTTGTTGAGACCTCCTCAGTTGGATAGG GGCATTAATGCATGCTATGAAAGAAGTAAGAGTTGCCTGAATTGCGATGATTGTTATGATAAGCAACTTTATGGCTGGTATGGGGCTATTCAAAGACAGCTTCAAAGGTCTCAGTATCAAATGCAATATAGTCGTCCCATTCAACTGTCCGTTTGGATTGTCCTCTTCCTTTGCTTGATTG GTTGA
- the LOC18592011 gene encoding uncharacterized protein LOC18592011 isoform X3 gives MLEEFEKAVQSSYGGSSSEDSRDRHHEFIVAIEDQISKIEKSLQESALSEGKALMPWVRLDEGECNELALFLSGPSVSGEKKLPPKSHGRENEITQGIDKESVAHCSKNPQSVEWSSSEAKGQKSHGHRRTASASADIGAWKIAIADDALQQNSSNGQPSIPPRKVPSLSGFLDSLDSVAKLKWPKNGIRKCKAVDRHHESDTELLRPPQLDRGINACYERSKSCLNCDDCYDKQLYGWYGAIQRQLQRSQYQMQYSRPIQLSVWIVLFLCLIVLIAFHTI, from the exons ATG TTAGAGGAGTTTGAAAAGGCTGTCCAATCAAGTTACGGTGGGAGTTCAAGTGAGGATTCAAGAGATAGGCATCACGAATTTATTGTAGCAATTGAGGATCAGATTTCaaagattgaaaaatcattGCAGGAATCAGCTCTTTCGGAGGGTAAGGCATTGATGCCTTGGGTGCGTTTGGATGAAGGTGAATGCAATGagcttgctttgtttttgtctGGACCATCTGTATCTGGAGAGAAGAAACTTCCTCCTAAGAGTCATGGTAGAGAAAATGAAATCACACAAGGAATCGATAAAGAATCAGTGGCACATTGCTCAAAGAATCCTCAGTCTGTTGAGTGGAGCTCCTCCGAGGCTAAGGGCCAAAAGTCACATGGGCATAGGAGGACTGCTAGTGCTAGTGCTGACATTGGTGCTTGGAAGATTGCAATTGCTGATGATGCTTTACAGCAGAACTCTTCCAATGGTCAGCCCTCTATTCCCCCACGAAAGGTACCAAGCTTGTCTGGTTTCCTTGATTCCCTGGATTCTGTAGCCAAGTTGAAGTGGCCAAAGAATGGCATCAGGAAGTGCAAGGCAGTAGATCGTCATCACGAGTCTGATACAGAGTTGTTGAGACCTCCTCAGTTGGATAGG GGCATTAATGCATGCTATGAAAGAAGTAAGAGTTGCCTGAATTGCGATGATTGTTATGATAAGCAACTTTATGGCTGGTATGGGGCTATTCAAAGACAGCTTCAAAGGTCTCAGTATCAAATGCAATATAGTCGTCCCATTCAACTGTCCGTTTGGATTGTCCTCTTCCTTTGCTTGATTG TTTTAATCGCATTTCATACAATATGA
- the LOC18592012 gene encoding cytochrome b5, translating into MAEHTVYTLSEVAQHKSKKDCWLVIDGRVLNLTKFLEEHPGGEGVLLESAGKDATKEFKDIGHSKAAQNLLLKYQVGVLQGYTLKKDADIQVASTDEPKNMKEMSAFVIKDDSMPKYAGLVEFFVPLLVAGSYLSYRYLTTGSSMV; encoded by the exons ATGGCTGAACACACGGTTTACACCCTCTCAGAGGTTGCTCAACACAAATCAAAGAAAGATTGCTGGCTTGTCATCGATGGCAGG GTACTGAACCTGACAAAGTTCCTGGAAGAACATCCAGGAGGAGAAGGGGTGCTGTTGGAGTCAGCAGGGAAAGATGCGACAAAGGAATTCAAGGATATCGGACACAGCAAGGCGGCTCAGAACTTGCTCCTCAAGTACCAGGTCGGAGTTCTTCAGGGTTACACTTTGAAGAAGGATGCGGATATCCAGGTTGCTTCAACTGATGAACCGAAAAATATGAAAGAGATGAGTGCTTTTGTGATCAAGGATGACAGCATGCCTAAATATGCAGGCCTTGTCGAGTTCTTTGTGCCGCTCTTGGTTGCTGGTTCCTACTTAAGTTACCGATACCTGACGACAGGCTCATCGATGGTCTGA
- the LOC18592013 gene encoding protein TRIGALACTOSYLDIACYLGLYCEROL 5, chloroplastic, which translates to MITNFNGFGVGLGFGVGCGFGVGWGFGGMPLSLFGLGAGGGCGVGFGLGWGFGSAYGSQYRSSRVTFQGLEFGKEDRTKDGEFKVIPKSSKEIRESQ; encoded by the exons ATGATTACAAACTTCAATGGATTTGGCGTTGGCCTTG GTTTTGGTGTTGGTTGCGGCTTCGGAGTTGGATGGGGTTttggag GGATGCCTTTGAGTCTCTTTGGGCTTGGTGCAG GTGGTGGCTGTGGGGTTGGCTTTGGCCTTGGATGGGGCTTTGGGTCTGCCTATGGTAGCCAGTACAGATCGTCTAGGGTCACATTCCAAGGCTTAGAATTTGGCAAAGAGGACCGAACTAAGGATGGTGAGTTCAAAGTAATACCAAAAAGCAGCAAGGAAATTCGTGAGTCACAGTAA
- the LOC18592015 gene encoding 3-oxo-Delta(4,5)-steroid 5-beta-reductase: MSWWWAGAIGAAKKKFEEGEAPISFQSVGLVVGVTGIVGNSLAEILPLTDTPGGPWKVYGVARRPRPNWNVDHPIEYIQCDISDPKDTESKLSPLTDVTHIFYVSWINRSSEAENCEINGSMLRNVLRSVIPNAPNLRHVCLQTGTKNYLGPLELLGKIQPHDPPFTEDLPRLNAPNFYYTQEDILFEETEKKEGLTWSVHRPDVIFGFSPYSLMNIVGTLCVYAAICKHEGQPLWFPGIRAAWESYSNVSDADLIAEHQIWAAVDPYAKNEVFNVNNGDVFKWKHLWRALAEQFGIEEFGFEEGQNLGLVEMMKGKERVWEEIVKENQLEETRLEEVGLWWFVDLILAGEPPLSSMNKSKEHGFLGFRNSKNSFITWIDKMKAYKIVP; this comes from the exons ATGAGCTGGTGGTGGGCTGGTGCCATTGGCGCTGCTAAG AAGAAATTTGAGGAAGGTGAAGCGCCGATAAGCTTCCAGAGCGTTGGACTGGTAGTTGGAGTGACCGGCATAGTCGGTAACAGCCTGGCCGAAATCCTTCCATTAACCGACACCCCCGGCGGCCCATGGAAAGTATACGGAGTAGCTCGTCGCCCCCGGCCCAACTGGAACGTGGACCATCCTATCGAGTACATTCAGTGCGACATATCCGATCCCAAGGACACCGAATCGAAGCTCTCTCCACTCACCGACGTCACCCACATCTTCTACGTCAGCTGGATCAACCGATCATCCGAAGCCGAGAACTGCGAAATCAACGGTTCCATGCTCCGGAACGTTTTGCGTTCCGTGATCCCTAACGCACCCAATCTCCGCCATGTCTGTCTCCAAACCGGAACCAAAAATTACCTCGGACCGTTGGAATTGCTGGGTAAAATCCAACCGCACGATCCGCCTTTCACCGAAGATTTACCGCGGTTAAACGCTCCCAATTTTTACTACACTCAAGAAGACATCCTCTTCGAAGAAACCGAGAAAAAAGAAGGATTAACCTGGTCGGTTCACCGACCCGATGTGATATTCGGGTTTTCGCCTTATAGTTTAATGAACATCGTTGGAACTCTTTGCGTTTACGCCGCGATTTGTAAACACGAAGGGCAACCGTTGTGGTTTCCTGGAATTAGAGCCGCTTGGGAAAGTTACTCTAATGTTTCGGATGCGGATTTGATTGCGGAGCATCAGATATGGGCGGCGGTGGATCCGTATGCAAAAAACGAAGTGTTTAATGTGAATAATGGGGATGTTTTTAAGTGGAAGCATTTGTGGAGAGCTTTGGCGGAGCAATTTGGGATAGAAGAATTTGGTTTCGAGGAAGGGCAGAATTTGGGGCTGGTTGAGATGatgaaagggaaagaaagagtGTGGGAAGAGATAGTGAAGGAGAACCAGTTGGAAGAGACGAGGTTGGAGGAGGTGGGACTTTGGTGGTTTGTTGATTTGATCTTAGCAGGGGAGCCGCCGCTGTCGAGTATGAATAAGAGTAAGGAGCATGGATTTTTGGGGTTTCGGAATTCCAAGAATTCGTTTATTACGTGGATTGATAAGATGAAGGCTTACAAGATTGTGCCTTGA